ACGCAAAAGGTATTCGTCGGAGGATTCGTCGCGGGCGTCATACTGAACATCGTCGATTACCTCGGGAATGGCGTCATCCTCGCCGACAGGATGAAGGCCGACACGGAGGCGTTCAAACCCGGGCTGAGTGACATGATGATGGAGGGGAACGCCATCGCCATGTACGTCATCTCTGATCTGGTCATCGGGCTGCTGCTCGTGTGGACCTATGCCGCGATGCGTCCCCGATTTGGCCCTGGTCCAAGAACGGCTGTGCACGCAGCGCTGCTCTTCTGGATCATCAGCGCGATTGTCGCTGCAGGATACCTCCACATGGGAGCAATGTCGGCGGCCACGTGGTGGATGTACGCGTGCTTTTGGCTCGTGGGTCTCCTCGTCGCTGCGATCGTCGGCGGGAAGTTGTACACTGAAGAAGGCAGCGCGGCCGCAGCGTAGCTCGATGGCGGTTGCTCAGGCGCGCGTGTACTCCGCGCCTGGGCGTGTGCGCAGGCGTGCCTCGTCACTGTGAATCAATTGCGATGACCTCATGACTGCGACTCAATCACTCGCCAAGGAATACTCGGCTAGCTCCGACGCCTATGCGCGTCGCTGGGCGCCGGTGATCGCACCTATGGCAAAGCCGATATTCAGCGCACTCCCTTTTGCCGGAGCACCATTGGTTCTCGACGTCGGTTCGGGCACTGGTGCAATGCTTCCCTATGTGAGAGCTGCGGCCCCGCAGGCACGCATCGTGGGACTCGACCGCGCCGAGGGAATGCTGGATATCGCGAAGGCGGCGGGATGGAGAGCAGTCGCCGTCGCTGACGGTCAGAAACTTCCCGCTCGCTCCGGCGCCGTCGATGTGGGGCTGCTCGTGTTCGTGTTGTTTCACTTTCCGGATCCCGTCGAAGCGCTGAGAGAGATGCGGCGGGCACTTCGTCCGGAAGGTCGCGTGGGAATCGTGGTATGGGGCACTGACCCTGGTGTGCCCGGCGCGTCCGTGTGGACGGAGGAGCTCGACCGCAAGGAAGCGGTGCCCGAGACGCGCGACCCGAGTGTCGTGAAGGTTCAGATCATGAACACTCCGGAGAAGCTCACGCAGGTTATTCACGCGAGCGGGCTCGAGGTCACGACGGTGTGGAGCGAGTGGTTCTGCCACGCGTTCAAGCTCGAGGAGCTCCTCAAGCTTCAGCTCGGGTGCGGTGTCGCATCGCGACGGCTGCCGAGTCTGTCCTCAAAGCGCAGGGCGAAGTGCGAGGCGCGGGTACGCGAGCGGCTCGCCGACTTCACTCCGGAGCAGCTCGAGTACCGGCCTGAGGTTCTCTTTGCGGTTGCTGGTTGAGACTACAAGCTGAGAGCTGCAGGCAAATCGTTACTTGACGGCTGCATTCTGGTAGGTCCCCATGATCTCTCCGCTCGCGAGGACGTGCCCCTCCATCTCCTTCAGGAGATCGTTCTTCGTGGGCGGCGCAACAAAAGCCAGCTCCTTGTCGAGCGCGTAAACCTTGAAGAAGTACCGGTGCCTTCCAATCGGGGGGCACGGACCTCCGTACTCTCTCTTGTCCCAGTCGTTTCGGCCGTGTGCGGCGCCACCGGGGAGACCTTTCTTCGACGCATCCTCGGGCAGACTCGATGTCGCGGCGGGAATGTTGTAGACAACCCAGTGTACGTAGACTCGCTGCGGTTTCTCGGGATCCGGTGCATCGGGGTCGTCCACGATGAGGGCGAAGCTCTTCGTTCCTGAAGGAGCGCCCGTCCAGGAGAGCGGAGGGGATGTGTCGTCACCCTCGCAGGTGCAGCGGGACGGTATTGACCCGCCCTGATCGAAAGCCGTTGATGTTACCGAGAGTCGCATTGTTTTTTCCGGGTTGAGAGCGGGAAACCGAATCAGCAAGCCGGGTGCCCAACGACCCGTTTCCCGTTGCCCGTACCAGTTGGCTGCTGCCTGTTGGCCGCTAGCCGTTCGCCGCTGCCCGTTCGCCGCTGCCGGCTACCCGTCGGCCTGCCGAAGGGGCGCGCGGGCCACGACTATCGTGATGTTGTCGCTTCCGCCGCGCGACAAGGCCAGGTCGAGAAGCTCTGACGCGGCCTTCTCCGACGACTTTACGTTGCCAAGAGCCGCGGCGATCTCCTCGTCGGTCACGTGCTTCGTCAGCCCGTCGCTGCAGAGCATCACCAGTGATCCGCGCTCGCTGATGTCCACTCGCGTTACATCGGGAAGCGCTTCGTCGGCGCCGATGGCACTCGAGAGCACGTTCCTGAACGGAGACCGCTCGAGTCGCTCGCGTGGAAGCACACCCTGGTCCACCAGATCCTGACCGATGGTCTGATCCCTCGTGAGCTGACGAAGCGCTCCATCCGCGTAGAAGTACGCCCGGCTGTCTCCAACCTGCACGACGTACATCCACGGCCAGACTGCGATGCTGAGGGTCAACGTAGTGGCCATCTGCTTTCTACCAGTTCGGTGCGCGGCCTCCGAGCGCACCCGCTCGTGCGCGTCGAGCGCGGCGGCGTTGAGAGCTGCCAGGAATTCGTCGTCCGATGCGGCGCCGGCGGCGTGGTAGCAGCGGAGAGTGGACGACACGTACCGGGTAATCGCTTCGGTTGCGAGACGGGCCGCGTCACTGCCGGAATCCGCGCCGCCCACACCGTCGGCAACAACGAGGATCGTCGCGAGTCGGGTGCCCCTGAGCGGAAGTGCTTCCGGTTGCGGCAGACTGGTGCCGTGAACCACCACCTGCGGGTGCACGGTGCAGACGAGAAAGTGATCCTGATTCTCGGCCCGGACTTTTCCACGATGCGTTATGCCGAACAGGTCGAGCTCGTCGTCAGTCGGTCTTGGCGCCTTGACCGCGATTCCGCCTGCTGGTGATTCCTGAGTTGACATCTGCGGCCTCTGGAGGCTTTGCCTGCCGTTACCATGCGGAACACTCGGGCGGTCGGCAAGGGCGGAGAAGCCTCGGGGAATGGAAAGCTGAGTAATGGATCATTTGAGAGACAGTCTGAAGTTCTACCAAGAGAGGCGCCGGTTCGAGGCGCCAGGAGCCGAGGCTCGCAGGTGTCAGGTGAGGTGCGAGAGGCTGCGAAACTCGTTGCCGTCGACGCTGCAGAGCAGCTCGATGATCTCCGAATCCCACCCGGCAACCGACTCGAGAAGCTCAAAGGCGAGAGAGCCGGACAGTACAGCATTCGCGTCAACGAGCAGTCGCGTGTGTGCTTTCGCTGGGAGGATGGGGATGCGCATGACGTTGAGCTCGTTGACTACCACTGAGGCCATCCGATGAGCAGAAAGCTGCGTCCCATTCACCCCGGGGAAGTCTTGCGACTCGATTTTCTCGACCCGCTCGGGATTTCACAGTATCGCCTCTCGCGGGTGTGGTTCGGGCACTGTCCCATTCCGTTTTCTGTCGCGAGCATTCTCCACAATGGCGACGTTCTCATGTGCGTTCACGACTGGGGCCGGAAGGAGATTGTCGGAAACGTGCGCGACAACACGCTTGCGGAGGTCTGGAATGGCGACCGCATGCGCGAGATCAGGTCACTCGTCAGCCAGCGGCGGTATGACGAGGTTGCGGCGTGTAGGAATTGCGGGCTCGTAAAGGAGGGCTGGTTCTAGCGCGGCCCCCGTTGCAGGTGACATAATCCCGGTTCAAACCAGATCTGGAGTTGGCGGGATGATTCTTGTTGCAGGCTCCACCGGTGCCCTCGGGTCGGAAATTGTGCGGCAGTTGCGGGAGCGGGGCGAATCCGTACGCGGTCTCGTGCGTGCCACCACGGCGCCCGAGAAAGTCGCGCGCCTGCAGGACATGGGCGCCGAGACTACGACCGGCAATCTCCGGGACCGCGCGTCGCTCGACGAGGCGGTTCGCGGGGCGCGCACCGTGATTTCGACAGTGTCGATCATCGGCTCCGCGCAGGAGGGGGATTCCTTCACCGATACCGACGCGGCGGGCAACATCTCGCTGATCGACGCCGCCAAGGCAGCCGGAGTGGAACACTTCATCTTTGTGTCGTTCGACGGATCGAGCTTTCCGGACACACCGCTCTTCGAGGCGAAGGTCGCGGTCGATTCGTATCTGCGCTCGAGCGGAATCGGGTACACAATCCTCCATCCTCCTCCATTCATGGAGGTGTGGCTCGGACCGATGCTTTTCGGTGATCCATCCTCCGGTCCCGTCAAGGTCTACGGCCGGGGCGATGGAAAAGTCCCATACATTTCCTCGCGCGACGTTGCCAGCGTCGTTGTTCATGCCGTGACGAAGCCGTCGGCCCGCAACAAGACAATCGCATTCGGCGGCCCCGAAGGAATCACGCAGCGCGAAGTAGTCCGCACCTTCGAGGAAGCGTATGGCAAGCCGGTCGAGGTCGCGGAGGTCCCCGAGCAGGCGCTCGAAGCGCAGTGGAAATCCGCCCGGAACCCGTTCGAGAAGACGTTCGCTGGGCTGATGCTCGGCCTCGCCCGCTTCGATGCGGATCCTCCGAGCAATCCCGACCTGCCGATCAGGACGACGGTGCGGGAGTTCGCCAGGAGCCGAGCCGGCGCAGCTTCTTAACCCGGCAGTCGAGCGACTTGTAACACGAATCAGAGGAGAGCTTCGCCAGCAGCAAACAATCCAAACCGGGGTGCACAATGACAAGCCTTATCGCGCTGTGGCTCCCAATCCTGCTGTCTGCGGTCGCTGTGTTCGCCGCAAGCTCGATGATCCACATGATGTCGCCGTGGCACAAGAACGACTATCGGAAAATTCCGAACGAAGACGAGCTTCGGAGCTCGGTCGGGACGCTGGGAATTCCGCCAGGCGACTACATGGTCCCGCGTCCGGAATCGAGAGAGGACATGCGATCTCCCGAGTTTCTCGAGAAGATGCGAACTGGCCCGAGGCTGATCATGACGGTGCTCCCCGGCGGCGATTTCTCGATGACGAAGAATCTCGTGCAGTGGTTTCTCTATTTGATCCTGATCAGCGTGTTTGCTGCGGGAATCGCCGGAAGCGCGCTCCCTCCAGGAGCGGAAGACAGACAAGTCTTTCACTTCGTCGCACTCACCGCCTTCGCGGGCTACACGCTGGCGCTGTGGCAGATGTCTGTGTGGTACGGCAGGTCGTGGGCGACGACGCTCAAGTCCACTTTCGACGGGCTCATCTACGCCCTCATCACTGCCGCGATATTCTGCTGGCTGTGGCCGTAAGGCTTCGCCTCACGCAGGGATCCCGATATACGCAGCTGAGAACGCTTAGCGTGTTGTCCTCAGCTGCAGCTGACTACCACTTCCTGGGCGCCTGATCGGGAGCATCGAACTCCTCGAACGGGAAGTCCCGGTAAATCTTCTCGAGCGCTTCCAGCAATGACCTGCCGTCGCCGTTGACACGCCTGACCGCAACGAGGTGAGAACGGAAGTACCGGCCCCGCTTGGAGGACAAATCGTCGAACCCGACCCCACCGGCGCTCGACGAGGAATGAAGGATTCGATTGCGACCCGCGTAGAGCGCAACGTGGTTGATCACGCCGTTCCGGCCGCGGAAGAGCATCAGATCACCTTCACGCAGGTTTGTCACCGAAGCTGAGACCCGCTGCCCGGCGTGCGCCATCTGCCTCGACGTGCGCGGAAGCGGAACTCCGTGCTTTCGGTAGACGTACTGGACGAAGCCGGAGCAGTCGAATCCCCTGGGAGTACTTCCTCCCCAGACGTAGGGGACACCGACGTACTTGCGACCTGTGGAGACCGCGCCCTGCGCTCGCTTGCGGGTTGATCCGCTGTTTGTGACGATGGTTCCCGCGTCCGCGACATCGCGGGCCGTCCTCAGAATCTTTGCGGCCCTGCGGATTCGGTTGACATCACTGCCGGAGATATCGATGCCGGAGATATTGATGCCGGAGATTGAGATCTGCGCGGACAGGGCAGAAGGCAGGAAGGGGAGAGAGGCGAGTACTGCGAAGCGTACCAGGCAACGTGGCATATGACGACTCCGATTTTAGGCGCCACTCGGCATAGGACGGACCGCGGCCACGCGCTCGCGCTAACATGTTGTCGCAGAACAAAATGGCTTTTTTCTTCGTCGAACGCCGCGGGCCGCTCGTCACATCACGATGACAGGGGCTGTACCTTTTCGGATACAACTGCACTGAAACGACTCGCGCGAGGTACAGATGTCACCAATTGACAAAGCCAATCTCGATTCACTGAAGACACGACTCCGCGGGCAGCTTCTATTGCCTGGCGAGCCTGGATATGACGATTCGCGTTCCGTCTGGAACGCGATGATCGACAAGCGTCCGGCCGCGATTATTCGCTGCCTGGGAGTTGCCGATGTCGTAACGGGCGTGAACTTCGCGCGCGAGCACGCGATTCCGTTGTCGATAAAAGGGGGCGGACACAACATTTCGGGGCTGGCCGTGTGTGACGACGGACTGATGCTCGACATGTCGCTCAACCGCGGAGTATTCGTCGACCGGGAGGGCGGGACAGCACGGGCGCAGGCCGGTTGCCTGCTCGGCGACGTCGATCGCGAGACACAGGTTCATGGACTCGCGGCATTGATGGGCTTTGTCTCGAATACCGGAATCGCCGGACTCACGCTCGGAGGCGGCATGGGTTACCTCACGCGGAAGTACGGATGGACGTGTGACAGCGTCCTATCGATGGAGGTCGTGACCGCGGAAGGCAAGGTTGTGACCGCAAGCGAAACCGAGAATCAGGACCTCATGTGGGCGTTGCGTGGCGGAGGAGGAAACTTCGGAGTCGTTACGAGCTTCGAGTACAAGCTGTATCCGGTTGGACCGGAGATCATCGGAGGGGCGATAGCGTGGCGCGCCGAGGATGCGCCGGCGGTTCTCGAGATGTGCCGCAAAACGATGGAGAGTGCACCGCCCGAGCTTGTGTGCGTCGGCGCGATTCGGCCGGCGCCGCCCGCGCCGTGGCTGCCCAAGGAGATCCATGGCAAACCCATCGTCGCGGTGTTCTTCTGCCACACCGGGTCCCTCGAGGATGGTGAAAAGGCTGCGGCGCCCATAAAGGCTTTCGGCTCTCCGGTGGGCGACGTCGTGATCAGGCGACCGTACGTCACCCAGCAGAGCCTGATTGACGCGACACAGCCAAAGGGCCGGCGATACTACTGGAAGTCGGAATATCTTCCAGGCTACGAGCCCGACATGCTCGCCCAATTCATAGAATGCGGCGCAAACATGCCCTCACCGCATGCCGGGATTATTCTCTTTCCAATCGGTGGGGCGCTGGCGGAGCTGCCTGACGACTATTCCGCTGTCGGCAATCGTGACGCAGCAGTGCTCCTCAATCTCACGGCGGCCTGGGAAAAGCCGGAAGACGACGGCGTAAACATCGAGTGGGCGCGGAGTGTCTGGCGCGACATGCGCCGGTTCTCGACCGGCGGAACGTACATCAACTTCCTGACGGAAGAGGAAGGTGGTGACAGAATCCAGGCGGCGTACGGTGAGAACCTGGAGAGGCTTGCCGAGGTGAAGGGGAAGTGGGATTCCGCGAATCTGCTCCGGCAAAACAAGAACATCGCGCCGAAAACCGAGGCGAGCGTGACTGCGTGACGTTGTCGAGCTGACAATCAGGGGCTGTAGAGGAGATACTGCGCGGTTAGAGCTTTGAACCGCGCCGACTCGCGGCGCCACTGCGCGAGCAATGCTGTGATGCCTCCGCGCTCGACTGAGTGGCGCAGCGAGCGTGAGCCTGAAAGTTCTTCGATGCCGTTTGCCCGCCACCGAAACTCTTTTGGGTGGCGGATGTAAATCTCGCGCAGCAGATGCGCGCCGATTTCGGCGGAGCGGAGGTCGTCGCGGCGCGTGATGATGATGCGCACCATCGGAATGCTTCGCCCGCCGTACTTCTGGCCGCGGGCGATCTGCTGTCGCGTCGATTCGAATCTCACTCCCGGAAGTTTTTTCAGATTCATCGCCTGGGCGACGGCTGGGGCGTCGGTGAGCCACGATGCGCCAACGAAATGAAACGGCGAAACAGTCCCGCGACCTTCGCTGACGTTGGTTGCCTCGAAGAAAGAGATGCCCGGATAGAGCAACGCTGCATCAGCGCTTCGGATGTTGGGTGATGGATTGACCCACGGGAGACCGGTGTCGTCCCACCACATCGAGCGGCGGTATCCTTTCATCGGCACGACAGTGACGTCCGCGCTGATTTGCTT
This portion of the Gemmatimonadaceae bacterium genome encodes:
- a CDS encoding class I SAM-dependent methyltransferase, coding for MTATQSLAKEYSASSDAYARRWAPVIAPMAKPIFSALPFAGAPLVLDVGSGTGAMLPYVRAAAPQARIVGLDRAEGMLDIAKAAGWRAVAVADGQKLPARSGAVDVGLLVFVLFHFPDPVEALREMRRALRPEGRVGIVVWGTDPGVPGASVWTEELDRKEAVPETRDPSVVKVQIMNTPEKLTQVIHASGLEVTTVWSEWFCHAFKLEELLKLQLGCGVASRRLPSLSSKRRAKCEARVRERLADFTPEQLEYRPEVLFAVAG
- a CDS encoding YbhB/YbcL family Raf kinase inhibitor-like protein; this translates as MRLSVTSTAFDQGGSIPSRCTCEGDDTSPPLSWTGAPSGTKSFALIVDDPDAPDPEKPQRVYVHWVVYNIPAATSSLPEDASKKGLPGGAAHGRNDWDKREYGGPCPPIGRHRYFFKVYALDKELAFVAPPTKNDLLKEMEGHVLASGEIMGTYQNAAVK
- a CDS encoding protein phosphatase 2C domain-containing protein, which gives rise to MSTQESPAGGIAVKAPRPTDDELDLFGITHRGKVRAENQDHFLVCTVHPQVVVHGTSLPQPEALPLRGTRLATILVVADGVGGADSGSDAARLATEAITRYVSSTLRCYHAAGAASDDEFLAALNAAALDAHERVRSEAAHRTGRKQMATTLTLSIAVWPWMYVVQVGDSRAYFYADGALRQLTRDQTIGQDLVDQGVLPRERLERSPFRNVLSSAIGADEALPDVTRVDISERGSLVMLCSDGLTKHVTDEEIAAALGNVKSSEKAASELLDLALSRGGSDNITIVVARAPLRQADG
- a CDS encoding SPASM domain-containing protein, which translates into the protein MSRKLRPIHPGEVLRLDFLDPLGISQYRLSRVWFGHCPIPFSVASILHNGDVLMCVHDWGRKEIVGNVRDNTLAEVWNGDRMREIRSLVSQRRYDEVAACRNCGLVKEGWF
- a CDS encoding SDR family oxidoreductase, with the translated sequence MILVAGSTGALGSEIVRQLRERGESVRGLVRATTAPEKVARLQDMGAETTTGNLRDRASLDEAVRGARTVISTVSIIGSAQEGDSFTDTDAAGNISLIDAAKAAGVEHFIFVSFDGSSFPDTPLFEAKVAVDSYLRSSGIGYTILHPPPFMEVWLGPMLFGDPSSGPVKVYGRGDGKVPYISSRDVASVVVHAVTKPSARNKTIAFGGPEGITQREVVRTFEEAYGKPVEVAEVPEQALEAQWKSARNPFEKTFAGLMLGLARFDADPPSNPDLPIRTTVREFARSRAGAAS
- a CDS encoding C40 family peptidase, translating into MPRCLVRFAVLASLPFLPSALSAQISISGINISGIDISGSDVNRIRRAAKILRTARDVADAGTIVTNSGSTRKRAQGAVSTGRKYVGVPYVWGGSTPRGFDCSGFVQYVYRKHGVPLPRTSRQMAHAGQRVSASVTNLREGDLMLFRGRNGVINHVALYAGRNRILHSSSSAGGVGFDDLSSKRGRYFRSHLVAVRRVNGDGRSLLEALEKIYRDFPFEEFDAPDQAPRKW
- a CDS encoding FAD-binding oxidoreductase, whose translation is MSPIDKANLDSLKTRLRGQLLLPGEPGYDDSRSVWNAMIDKRPAAIIRCLGVADVVTGVNFAREHAIPLSIKGGGHNISGLAVCDDGLMLDMSLNRGVFVDREGGTARAQAGCLLGDVDRETQVHGLAALMGFVSNTGIAGLTLGGGMGYLTRKYGWTCDSVLSMEVVTAEGKVVTASETENQDLMWALRGGGGNFGVVTSFEYKLYPVGPEIIGGAIAWRAEDAPAVLEMCRKTMESAPPELVCVGAIRPAPPAPWLPKEIHGKPIVAVFFCHTGSLEDGEKAAAPIKAFGSPVGDVVIRRPYVTQQSLIDATQPKGRRYYWKSEYLPGYEPDMLAQFIECGANMPSPHAGIILFPIGGALAELPDDYSAVGNRDAAVLLNLTAAWEKPEDDGVNIEWARSVWRDMRRFSTGGTYINFLTEEEGGDRIQAAYGENLERLAEVKGKWDSANLLRQNKNIAPKTEASVTA